A segment of the Bacteroidales bacterium WCE2008 genome:
GATTTCCAGGCCTATGGTGCCGTTCATGGCTTCAGTGACGCTGGGCATGATCCTGTTCGTCCTTTCCGGAATCTGGATATCCAAGGGACGGAAGACTCCGAAGGGGCTGCAGCATGTTCTTGCTGTGATCTCCGGATTGCTTTTCATTTATCTGACGGCGGTTCTGGGCCTACGTTGGTATGTTTCCGGACATGCTCCTTTCGCCGGAAGCTATAGCGTGATGATGCTGATGGCATGGATGTCAGCCCTTTTTATGACCATTGTCTATCGCAAGTTCCCTCTGGCGCAGCCTCTGGGGTTCTTGCTGGCAGGCTTTACTATGCTGATGGCGTCCATGGCCTCTGCCAACCCTCAGATAACTCATCTGATGCCGGTGTTGCAGTCGCCGCTGCTCTCGATCCATGTCCTTGCCATGATGATTTCCTATACCCTTTTCGGGTTGATAGCGTTGAACGGAGTCATGGGACTGGTAGTGCCGGCAGGAGAACCCAAGGACAGGCTAAGGGATATAAGTCTTGTGATTCTTTATCCGGCGTTGTTCCTGCTTACTTTCGGAACCTTCCTCGGTGCTGTGTGGGCCAATATTTCCTGGGGCAGCTACTGGCAGTGGGACCCTAAAGAGACTTGGGCTCTGGTTACGATCCTGGTGTATCTTTCGGCCCTGCATGGGACATATCGCAGCGCGAGGGCCTTCCATTTGTTCTGCATCTTCGCCTTTCTGTCAGTGCTGATTACATATTTCGGTGTGAACGTAATTTTAGGGGGCATGCATTCATATGCTTGACGAAATGTAAATAAGGTCGAAATAGTATTGTATTTTGGTAGAAAACTATTACCTTTATTTCCAGAAATCGGATAACATATGACCCTAAACCGCTATCGAATTCCTTTTCTGGTACTAATATCGTGTGTTTTAGCTTCTGCCGGCTTGTCTGCCCAGACAGTCAGGACAGACAGCCTCGAGTTCAGCGTTTTCTTCAGGCAGGGACTTTCTGAGGTTGACCTCAATTACAGGGACAACGGGAAAAATCTCCAAGACTTCGCCGACACTGTCGCCACCCTGCTCGAAGACCCCCTTTCAGATTTGAAACATGTTTACATTGAAGGTGCAGCCTCTCCTGAGGGAGCTTCTGACCTTAATGTCAGGCTTGCCGGAGACCGCGCCCGCAATATAAAGGAATGGCTCGTCGGGAATACCGTGCTCACCCCAGGTCAGATATCCACTGGCGGCGTCGGAGCCGACTGGGCCGGTCTCGCCAGACTGGTCAGCAAGACCGAATGGGAGCATAAGGATACCGTCTGCAACATTATCAGGACCACTCCGGTCTGGATCCGCAAGGACGGAGTCATCGTCGATGGCCTCAAGAAAAGGTTGATGGAACTTTATGGCGGTACTGCATGGAACTGGATGTATGCGAACCTGTTCCCGGAGCTGAGGCAGGGCGGTGCTTCAGTCAAGTGCTATATCACCAGGGCCGCCGATCCTGTGGAGGCCCGGAGAGATACCGTCGTGATGCGTCAGGTCGATACCGTATATGTAATGGTGCCGGCTCCGGCGCCGACCGTATATATCCCTACCATTGAGAAAGACCTGCTGATGGCCGTCAGGACCAACCTGCTTGCCCCTCTCATGAACTTCGGAGTTGAGGTTCCCCTGGGCAACCGCTGGTCTGTCGGGGGAGACTGGTACTATACATGGCTGTGGAGGCACTGGTCCAAGGAACTTGACATGACCAACTGCATGCAGCTTCTCGGCGGCGGTCTGGATGTGCGTTACTGGCTTGGCGAAAGCCATGCTCCGGGCTCGCACAACAGGGCAAACCGTCTGCTCGGACATTCCGTCGGCGCCGATCTCTATGGCGGCTATTATGACTTCGAACGTGATTTCAAGGGGTATCAGGGCGAGTATTTCGGTCTGGGCTTTGATTATAAATACACAGCCCGTCTCAACAGGCGACGCTATGGCCTCAGGATGGAATTCACCATCGGCGTAGGCTATATCCACAGCGACGCCCGCGAGTACAAGGTGTTCACTGCCGGCGGAGATGCTATCAAGACCGGAGCCACCAAGAACATTAACTGGTTCGGCCCGACCAAGGCCGGTATTTCGCTGGTAATTCCTATTACCCGCAATGTCGTACATGAATAGAATGAGGATGAAAGGATATTTTGACCACATCAGGTATTTCAGCGCAGCCGTACTGATCGTCGCTGGTTTGTTTTCAGCATCCTCGTGCAAACGAGTTCCCCTCCATGACCCGGAGTCGTCCATTTATCTGGAACTGAGTCCGAGGCTCGATGTCGGCATCGCCGTCCCGGACACGATCGACCTGCAGGCCAATCCGCAGTACAACAGCAAGCTGCATATCGCCACGCCTTCCCGCATGGTGGCCTGTTTCTATGATTCCAAGACCCACAAGCTCGCAGACAAGGAGTATGTGGACGCTGAGGGCGGCTACATCTCGTCGCTTCCTGCCGGCACCTACGACATGCTCGTCTATCAGCTCGGCACGAGCAGCACCCAGACGGAGAAGGACGGAGTCAGGGACGAAATGAGGGCCTTCACCTCCGACATCACCGCAAGCGCCGGCCGCTGGCGCCGCACTTCCGCGGACCCGCGGACCAAGGCGAACAATGACATCGTGATCGTAGAGCCGGACCATATCCTCGTCGCCAGGCTCGCCAGCGTGACGATCCCTGAAAATGCCGGTTCCGACGGGCCGTTTGTCATAAAGGCTGACGCCGCTACTTCCCTTGATACATATTCATTCATAGCAAGGAATATCCAGGGCATCGAAAATGCCAGGACCGTCCAGGCCATGGTCACGGGCCAGGCGGGCAGCAAGTACCTCTGGGAGGGCAACTATCCTCTGTCTCCTGCCAACCTTCTCACTTCGGCCGTGGTGGATCTGCCCCACAAATGTTTTTACGGAGTATATAACACCTTCGGAAACTTTTCCGGCAAGGTCTGCATAAATCTGATCATCATCGCCACCGATGGCCAGGAGCACATATTCTCTTCGGACGTGACCGACCAGGTCAATGACCCGGGGAACACTGACCATGTCATATATATCGACGACCTCATCGAAATCACCGTCTCCGGCGATTCCGGCGAGA
Coding sequences within it:
- a CDS encoding OmpA family protein, which translates into the protein MTLNRYRIPFLVLISCVLASAGLSAQTVRTDSLEFSVFFRQGLSEVDLNYRDNGKNLQDFADTVATLLEDPLSDLKHVYIEGAASPEGASDLNVRLAGDRARNIKEWLVGNTVLTPGQISTGGVGADWAGLARLVSKTEWEHKDTVCNIIRTTPVWIRKDGVIVDGLKKRLMELYGGTAWNWMYANLFPELRQGGASVKCYITRAADPVEARRDTVVMRQVDTVYVMVPAPAPTVYIPTIEKDLLMAVRTNLLAPLMNFGVEVPLGNRWSVGGDWYYTWLWRHWSKELDMTNCMQLLGGGLDVRYWLGESHAPGSHNRANRLLGHSVGADLYGGYYDFERDFKGYQGEYFGLGFDYKYTARLNRRRYGLRMEFTIGVGYIHSDAREYKVFTAGGDAIKTGATKNINWFGPTKAGISLVIPITRNVVHE